A window of the Hevea brasiliensis isolate MT/VB/25A 57/8 chromosome 6, ASM3005281v1, whole genome shotgun sequence genome harbors these coding sequences:
- the LOC110661488 gene encoding F-box protein SKIP16 isoform X2: MYPWPLVKRVKRCWDRLKNWLTVNFPEAGATLQQGASETQIQQLEAVLKVKLPLPTRVLYRFCNGQVFQDKDAPKSAFGNSLGLIGGYTFYHHLVNVFLLPLDRVIMDTKQIMRQLEISGSFRRKFIVVAMSSTIQEKLFFLNCTNGQLYVGTRNLATDLEMMPCVPTGLLRSVHDFNSDQQQDAMLLWLEEHGRRLQDGIIKLQEEGNVRAICQFPEKPPLCSTAITNGVKVRASAVFVPEAVDLEDSSEKYWFAYSIRMSLLPEGCFINGMYFGSCQLQRRHWIIYANGNIVSDVSGEAVIGKYPLLLPGERDFVYQSCTPLSTSSGSIEGSFTFVPGRLVDPKGAPFEVEVARFPLQLPDYIF; this comes from the exons ATGTATCCTTGGCCCCTTGTAAAACGAGTCAAAAGATGTTGGGACAGACTCAAGAACTGGTTGACTGTAAATTTTCCGGAAGCTGGGGCTACACTGCAGCAGGGTGCATCAGAAACTCAAATTCAGCAGTTGGAGGCAGTCTTGAAAGTGAAATTGCCACTTCCTACAAGAGTTCTCTACCGCTTTTGTAATGGTCAAGTTTTCCAAGACAAAGATGCACCAAAAAGTGCTTTTGGAAATTCATTGGGTCTAATAGGTGGATATACTTTTTATCATCACTTGGTTAATGTGTTCTTGTTACCATTGGATCGAGTTATTATGGATACAAAACAGATCATGCGCCAGCTTGAGATTTCTGGCAGTTTTAGAAGAAAATTTATTGTTGTGGCCATGTCCTCCACGATCCAGGAAAAGTTGTTTTTCCTCAATTGTACAAATGGCCAACTCTATGTTGGTACCAGGAATCTTGCAACAGATCTAGAAATGATGCCTTGTGTGCCTACTGGACTGTTAAGGTCAGTGCATGATTTCAACAGTGACCAGCAGCAGGATGCAATGTTGCTTTGGTTAGAGGAGCATGGACGTCGCTTACAAGATGGCATTATCAAACTGCAGGAAGAAGGAAATGTAAGAGCTATCTGTCAATTTCCAGAGAAGCCTCCTCTCTGTTCCACTGCTATCACCAATGGTGTAAAG GTTCGTGCCTCTGCTGTTTTTGTGCCAGAGGCAGTTGACCTGGAAGATAGTTCTGAGAAATACTGGTTCGCATATTCAATTCGCATGTCTCTCCTGCCTGAGGGATGTTTTATAAATGGAATGTACTTTGGCTCTTGCCAATTGCAAAGGAGGCACTGGATCATTTACGCTAATGGCAATATTGTATCTGATGTCAGTGGAGAGGCTGTAATAGGCAAG TATCCACTGTTGCTTCCAGGTGAGAGAGATTTTGTATATCAGAGTTGCACGCCTCTATCGACTTCTTCAGGTTCTATTGAAGGTTCTTTCACATTTGTTCCTGGCAG GTTGGTGGATCCAAAAGGAGCTCCATTTGAAGTTGAAGTGGCACGATTCCCCCTTCAACTTCCAGACTACATTTTCTGA
- the LOC110661488 gene encoding F-box protein SKIP16 isoform X1: MGLEAVGDLALNEILSELGPKETAKVACVNKRFKASATEDSLWSKFCSRDLDLSAPVDPQGNPVPSFKFAYGLWREAFSMYPWPLVKRVKRCWDRLKNWLTVNFPEAGATLQQGASETQIQQLEAVLKVKLPLPTRVLYRFCNGQVFQDKDAPKSAFGNSLGLIGGYTFYHHLVNVFLLPLDRVIMDTKQIMRQLEISGSFRRKFIVVAMSSTIQEKLFFLNCTNGQLYVGTRNLATDLEMMPCVPTGLLRSVHDFNSDQQQDAMLLWLEEHGRRLQDGIIKLQEEGNVRAICQFPEKPPLCSTAITNGVKVRASAVFVPEAVDLEDSSEKYWFAYSIRMSLLPEGCFINGMYFGSCQLQRRHWIIYANGNIVSDVSGEAVIGKYPLLLPGERDFVYQSCTPLSTSSGSIEGSFTFVPGRLVDPKGAPFEVEVARFPLQLPDYIF; the protein is encoded by the exons ATGGGTTTGGAAGCAGTGGGAGATCTAGCCCTCAACGAAATCCTATCAGAATTGGGACCAAAAGAAACAGCCAAAGTGGCATGTGTTAACAAGCGCTTTAAGGCTTCGGCCACTGAGGATTCTCTTTGGTCCAAATTTTGTTCACGTGATCTTGATCTCTCTGCTCCTGTTGATCCTCAAGGCAACCCTGTTCCTTCTTTCAAG TTTGCTTATGGATTATGGCGTGAAGCTTTCAGTATGTATCCTTGGCCCCTTGTAAAACGAGTCAAAAGATGTTGGGACAGACTCAAGAACTGGTTGACTGTAAATTTTCCGGAAGCTGGGGCTACACTGCAGCAGGGTGCATCAGAAACTCAAATTCAGCAGTTGGAGGCAGTCTTGAAAGTGAAATTGCCACTTCCTACAAGAGTTCTCTACCGCTTTTGTAATGGTCAAGTTTTCCAAGACAAAGATGCACCAAAAAGTGCTTTTGGAAATTCATTGGGTCTAATAGGTGGATATACTTTTTATCATCACTTGGTTAATGTGTTCTTGTTACCATTGGATCGAGTTATTATGGATACAAAACAGATCATGCGCCAGCTTGAGATTTCTGGCAGTTTTAGAAGAAAATTTATTGTTGTGGCCATGTCCTCCACGATCCAGGAAAAGTTGTTTTTCCTCAATTGTACAAATGGCCAACTCTATGTTGGTACCAGGAATCTTGCAACAGATCTAGAAATGATGCCTTGTGTGCCTACTGGACTGTTAAGGTCAGTGCATGATTTCAACAGTGACCAGCAGCAGGATGCAATGTTGCTTTGGTTAGAGGAGCATGGACGTCGCTTACAAGATGGCATTATCAAACTGCAGGAAGAAGGAAATGTAAGAGCTATCTGTCAATTTCCAGAGAAGCCTCCTCTCTGTTCCACTGCTATCACCAATGGTGTAAAG GTTCGTGCCTCTGCTGTTTTTGTGCCAGAGGCAGTTGACCTGGAAGATAGTTCTGAGAAATACTGGTTCGCATATTCAATTCGCATGTCTCTCCTGCCTGAGGGATGTTTTATAAATGGAATGTACTTTGGCTCTTGCCAATTGCAAAGGAGGCACTGGATCATTTACGCTAATGGCAATATTGTATCTGATGTCAGTGGAGAGGCTGTAATAGGCAAG TATCCACTGTTGCTTCCAGGTGAGAGAGATTTTGTATATCAGAGTTGCACGCCTCTATCGACTTCTTCAGGTTCTATTGAAGGTTCTTTCACATTTGTTCCTGGCAG GTTGGTGGATCCAAAAGGAGCTCCATTTGAAGTTGAAGTGGCACGATTCCCCCTTCAACTTCCAGACTACATTTTCTGA